A region from the Halobellus litoreus genome encodes:
- a CDS encoding NCS2 family permease, whose protein sequence is MGLAESVSDYFGVQEHGSSVRTELLAGLTTFLTMSYIIVVNPAIMTDNPNTDLVEGIVIEGFSTGEIQSMLAIVTILAAATATFVMAVYANRPFAQAPGLGLNAFFAITVVGVLGVPWQTALAAVVVEGIIFIILTAIGAREYVINLFPEPVKFAVGTGIGLFLALIGLQAMGIVVADPGTMIGLGSIASDPVAIVSVIGLFLTLALYARGVPGSIIIGIVATAALGWAVTALGPVASDAGLVASSSSATYDITPLAGAFVSGFGNVEAFSFALIVFTFFFVDFFDTAGTLVGVGQAGDFLDENGDLPDIDKPLMADAVGTTVGGMLGTSTVTTFIESATGVEEGGRTGLTAFTVAALFVGSLAIVPLVTSVPQYASHIALVVIGVVMIQNVVDIDWDDLTNVIPAGLTILVMPFTYSIAYGIAAGIASYPIVKLAAGEREDVRIGHWVLAAAFVVYFIVRTGGVLAAQL, encoded by the coding sequence ACCACGTTCCTCACGATGTCGTACATTATCGTGGTCAACCCCGCGATAATGACCGACAACCCGAACACGGATCTGGTGGAGGGAATCGTCATCGAGGGCTTCTCGACGGGCGAAATCCAGTCGATGCTCGCGATCGTCACGATCCTCGCGGCGGCGACCGCGACGTTCGTGATGGCCGTCTACGCGAACCGACCGTTCGCGCAGGCTCCCGGACTCGGACTCAACGCGTTCTTCGCGATCACCGTCGTCGGCGTGCTCGGCGTTCCCTGGCAGACCGCGCTCGCCGCCGTCGTCGTCGAGGGAATCATATTCATCATTCTCACGGCGATCGGCGCGCGCGAGTACGTGATCAACCTCTTTCCCGAACCGGTGAAGTTCGCGGTCGGGACCGGTATCGGCCTGTTTCTGGCATTGATCGGCCTGCAGGCGATGGGAATCGTCGTCGCGGACCCCGGAACGATGATCGGACTCGGGTCGATCGCGTCCGACCCCGTGGCGATCGTCTCGGTGATCGGGCTGTTCCTGACGCTCGCGCTCTACGCTCGCGGGGTCCCCGGGTCGATCATCATCGGCATCGTGGCGACGGCGGCCCTCGGGTGGGCCGTCACCGCGCTCGGTCCGGTCGCGTCCGACGCCGGACTGGTCGCCAGTTCGTCGTCTGCCACGTACGACATCACGCCGCTGGCGGGCGCGTTCGTCTCCGGCTTCGGCAACGTCGAGGCGTTCTCCTTCGCGCTCATCGTCTTCACGTTCTTCTTCGTGGACTTCTTCGACACCGCCGGAACGCTCGTCGGCGTCGGGCAGGCGGGCGACTTCCTCGACGAGAACGGCGATCTCCCCGACATCGACAAGCCGCTGATGGCCGACGCCGTCGGAACGACCGTCGGCGGGATGCTCGGCACCTCGACGGTGACGACGTTCATCGAATCCGCGACGGGCGTCGAAGAGGGCGGCCGAACCGGGCTCACGGCGTTCACCGTCGCCGCGCTGTTCGTCGGCTCGCTCGCGATCGTCCCACTCGTGACGTCCGTTCCGCAGTACGCCTCTCACATCGCACTCGTCGTCATCGGCGTCGTGATGATCCAGAACGTCGTCGACATCGACTGGGACGACCTGACGAACGTGATCCCCGCGGGATTGACGATTCTCGTGATGCCGTTCACGTACTCGATCGCCTACGGCATCGCCGCCGGCATCGCGTCCTACCCGATCGTCAAACTCGCCGCCGGCGAGCGCGAGGACGTTCGGATCGGCCACTGGGTGCTCGCGGCCGCGTTCGTCGTCTACTTCATCGTGCGGACCGGCGGCGTGCTCGCCGCGCAGCTCTGA